TACACCAAAAGCGCCACGCACCCGGCCCGCGTGTCCTCCCCTCCACAGCTGCCTCGCCGCATGCGCTGACACGTACCCCGTCTGACCGCCGAGAAATACTCCCACTCGCCACTCCATCTTGCCAGCCCCCTGTTCTTCTTGCATTCCTCTGCTTTTCTTTTGCAAATTCTAAGCCCTTTTCATTACTCCGGCGATCGGTGATCGTTACTCCAGGAGCGCACACGCTGTAGCTGTTCACTGATAGCGCGGTAAGTGAGCTAGCTGCCATGTCGGGGATCTCGCTGGCCGTCGGGCCGCGGTTTGGCTCGGACAACAACGCGGCGGATCGGCAGCCGCCGGCGACGATGCTCGGGGGTGTCATGGGGTCGCTCCGCGTCATCGAGCTCCAGCTCGTCGCCTTCATCATGGTCTTCTCCATGTCCGGCCTCGTCCCGCTCATCGACCTCGCCTTCCCGGTCTTCACCACGCTCTACCTCCTCGTCCTCTCCCGCCTCGCCTTCCCTTCGCTCCACCACAAGCTcgacgacgacgccgccgccacccactCCGCCGCGTCCCAGGAGATCTTCCGCGGCAGCACGTAAGCAGTACTACTAACCCGCCCTCGTCAGAGAAGATTGGTTTCTTGATTCTTGTTTTGTTCTTCCGTACGTAACATAGATGTACTAATCTAGAGGTTTGTATGCGAAGGCTGTTCCAGGTGTACGTGGTGATTGGCACCACGGTGGGCCTGTTCCTGCCGCTGGCGCACGTCCTGGGCGGGTTTGCGCGCGGCGACGACGCCGCCGTGCGGTCCGCGACGCCGCACCTGTTCCTGCTCTCCTGCCAGATCCTGACGGAGAACATCATCGGCTCGCTCGGCGTCTTCTCGCCGCCGCTGAGGGCGCTGGTGCCGCTGCTCTACACCGTGCGCCGCGTCTTCGTCATCGTCGACTGGGTCTACGACGTGTGGACCAACAAGCTCGTCACCCGCACCGCCCCCGTGCAGGTTTGCGCCCTCGGCTTTCACTTTCAGAAAGTTCAGTTACTTCCTCCCATCGTGGTCGTCCACTTAACTCTGTGATATGCAGGACAAGGCGTGGGTCTGGTTCGGGAGGTACCTCGCCGTGGCGAACCTCGTCTACttctccatcaacctcttcgtcttcctcatccccaAATTCCTGCCCCGTGCCTTCGAGACCTACTTCCACACACGCGACGAGGTCTACGCCAAGACGGCGGAGGACAAGCGTTCGAGGGATATGTCGTCCGTGGACGATGACGGCGCCGCCAAATCGAACGTCTCCAAGAAGGCCGACTGAGATCGTGATCGTGCTCACCAGTTGTTCGGTGTTGAGCTGCGTTATTGCTAGTGTGCTTGCTCTGTAGATGCAAGACTGCGTTGGGAAGATGTGCCTGTGTGGCCGCGTGTTATGGCCATCCACACATGGACTGGGGGTGTTGTACATTTCGGTCTGTACTTCTGAACTTTCGTAGAGTATTATTGTTATTTGCTTACACAAATGGTCAGATTCTGCTTTTGCTGGTGATGGGCGGTCGCCAGAGTCGGTAGCAAGTTTGTCCCTTTCTATATCTGACAGCATTTTATCTCCACCAACATAATCCAGATTAGGGCCAATACGAATGAAATCCCCTCCAATGTGAAAATAGATGTTCAAAATCTCTGTCGGATCCATGATTTCACTGTAATAAACTGAACATTGTCACTA
This region of Lolium perenne isolate Kyuss_39 chromosome 2, Kyuss_2.0, whole genome shotgun sequence genomic DNA includes:
- the LOC127334365 gene encoding uncharacterized protein, giving the protein MSGISLAVGPRFGSDNNAADRQPPATMLGGVMGSLRVIELQLVAFIMVFSMSGLVPLIDLAFPVFTTLYLLVLSRLAFPSLHHKLDDDAAATHSAASQEIFRGSTLFQVYVVIGTTVGLFLPLAHVLGGFARGDDAAVRSATPHLFLLSCQILTENIIGSLGVFSPPLRALVPLLYTVRRVFVIVDWVYDVWTNKLVTRTAPVQDKAWVWFGRYLAVANLVYFSINLFVFLIPKFLPRAFETYFHTRDEVYAKTAEDKRSRDMSSVDDDGAAKSNVSKKAD